One Paenibacillus sp. SYP-B4298 genomic window, CTGTTCGGAATGTCCATTGGAATTCATTCTGAATACCAGCAAACTTGTTGCCTGCAAGATCCACAACTGCACCAGATGGAATATCGACATAATAGGATACACCATTCACCAGAGTAGAGGTCGGGGTGATGTTCAATTTACGGTTATCCGTGCTGTCGACTGTGGCATTGGTTGCATACGAGTTGCTTGTACCTGATCGTTTGATCGAGATGACGCCATCGCTTCGTTGGATCGGCTTATTGAAGGTAAGGGTCAATGTTGGTCTGGTCGTCACGTTCGTTGCATTATTAAGTGGAGAATAGGTCACGACATACGGAGCCGATGTGTCCCGGTTTACCCTGAACGTCCAGCCTGTCTTATCGCTAATTCCCGCATAGGCATTGCCTGAGCTGTCCTCGAATGCCTGGTTGCCAATCTGTACATAGTAGCTCGTACTGTCCACAAACTGCCGGCCCGGATCAATGGTAATCGTGTTTGTACCACCACCAGTGATCTGGTTAGAGGTGACAGAGACCGAAGCAAACACAGCATCATTGGATACAGTGCGGATAAGCACATGCCCCGTCTTCGGATAGACCGCCTTATCAAAGGTCATAACCAGCTTGGAGTCAAGCGCCGTCGCTGTGCCCCCTCTGAGTGGACTGAATGTCGTGACCGTCGGATTTTTCGTATCCACCGTCGTAAAGCTCCACACTAAAGCGTCTGAGATGCCCTGGAAACGGGTAGAGGATGTCGCCGACACAAAAGCTCCACTATCTATAACAACATAATAGCCCGTATTCGCTTCAAAAACGGGGTGATCAATCATCACTGTAGAGCCTGAAACCTGAACACTTGTGCTGTTGACGCTTATTGTCCGAAATACACTGTTGTCCGATACTTTGCGAATTTCGATATTGCCGCTACCTTTGCTCATCGACGAGTCAAAGTTCATCACAAGCATGTTGGTTACACTCACACCTGTGGCACGGTTGGCTGGCGTCAGACTGGGCATATTCATGGGCGGAGCCGATGTTGTAAAGCTCCAACTGTAAGCGCTCATGCCTTTGCCGAATGAATCCGTAAATGCGTTGCTATCAATACTAACAGTATAGCGAACCCCTGCAGCCAATTGTGAGGTTGGGGTAATCCGAATATTGCCCGAGCCGCTGCCTTGGACTGCACTTGTTGTCACCCCGATCACCTGGGTATCCCCTGTAGCCATATTCTTGATAGAGATATTTCCGCTGGAAGCGAAGACGCTCTTGTTGAATTCAAGGCTAAGCGTTGTATCAATCGATGCCGTAGAGCCAGCAGATGGAAATACCGCTGTAACCATCGGAGTTGTAGTGTCCAAGGATACAACAGAGAAATTCCACGCTGTCGCGCTGACTATACCCGCAAAGTTCATGCCATTGCTGTTCTGGAAAGCACCAGCATCAACGAGCACATAATAACTGATCCCCGATTCCAAAGTTCCTGTTGGCAATGATATGGTTACGACATTTCCACTGATCATTACCTCGGAGCTGGTGACCGCAACCGTTCGAATTACCTGGTTATCTGTGACCCGACGAATCGATAACGATGCTGAACCCGTTCCTTTGGTCACATTCTCATCGAACGTCATCGTGAGGTTTGTATTTACAGGCACATTCACTGCATCGTCTGCCGGGTATGTCCCCAACAGCACAGGGCCTGACGCCGCTGCTTCCACTTGGGAAGGAACGACGGGTAGCACATTGAATAGCAACTCCAGAATCAGCACTGCTGCTAGAACGATAGAAACGCCTCTTAATTTCCGAATCAACGCTGGCTCACTCCCCACAAAGACAATAATATATATAATTTCGGCTAATCTAGCCATTAAGTTTAGAGTACAAACAAAATAACCGCCATACATCAGCGTATGACGGTCTTGAAGCTATTCGCTTAATGCTTCTTCTCTCAGCTTGCCTGCCTTGTCCACACGCTCCCAAGGCAAATCGACATCCGTTCGGCCAAAATGACCGTAAGCTGCAGTCTGACTATAGATCGGGCGGCGTAGATCCAGCATCTTAATGATACCTGCCGGCCGTAGATCAAAATTGTTGCGAATGACTTCAACCAGCTTCTCCTCTGCCACCTTGCCTGTGCCATACGTATCGACGTTAATAGACACCGGGGTCGCTACACCGATAGCATAAGCCAATTGAATCTCGCATTTGTCTGCAAGCCCCGCTGCTACGATATTCTTCGCCACATACCGTGCTGCATATGCCGCAGAGCGGTCAACCTTTGTTGGGTCCTTGCCGGAGAAAGCACCGCCGCCATGACGGGCATATCCGCCGTAGGTATCGACAATAATTTTGCGTCCTGTCAGGCCAGCGTCGCCTTGAGGGCCGCCAATAACAAAACGTCCTGTCGGGTTAATATAATACTTGGTCTCTTCATCCAGCCACTCTGCCGGTACCGCAGGCTTAATGACATGCTCGCGAATATCCTTTTGGATCTGATCCAGCGTAATCTCTTCCGCATGCTGGGTAGATACAACAATCGCATCCACTCGAACCGGCTTCCCGTCGATATATTCGATCGTGACTTGGGTTTTGCCGTCTGGACGGAGATAGTTCAACGTGCCGTTTTTCCTTACTTCAGACAAGCGCCGAGCAATCCGGTGGGAGAGCGCAATGGGCAGCGGCATCAGTTCTGGTGTCTCGTTCGTCGCAAAACCAAACATCAATCCTTGGTCGCCAGCACCGATATCTTCATTCTCTTGACGAATATCCTTCCCGTCGCGAGTCTCAATCGCCGCGTTCACCCCTTGGGCAATGTCTGCAGATTGCTCATTCAGCGATGTAAGCACAGCGCAGGTGCTGTAATCAAACCCGAATTTGGCGCGGGTATAGCCGATTCCCTTAATGGTACGACGCACAATGGATGGAATATCGACATAATCCGCTCGGCTACTGATCTCGCCTATAACTAGCACCAGACCGGTTGCTACCGATACTTCACATGCTACGCGGGCATACGGATCAACTTCCAGAAAAGCGTCCAATACGG contains:
- the metK gene encoding methionine adenosyltransferase, which encodes MSIKGRHLFTSESVTEGHPDKICDQISDAVLDAFLEVDPYARVACEVSVATGLVLVIGEISSRADYVDIPSIVRRTIKGIGYTRAKFGFDYSTCAVLTSLNEQSADIAQGVNAAIETRDGKDIRQENEDIGAGDQGLMFGFATNETPELMPLPIALSHRIARRLSEVRKNGTLNYLRPDGKTQVTIEYIDGKPVRVDAIVVSTQHAEEITLDQIQKDIREHVIKPAVPAEWLDEETKYYINPTGRFVIGGPQGDAGLTGRKIIVDTYGGYARHGGGAFSGKDPTKVDRSAAYAARYVAKNIVAAGLADKCEIQLAYAIGVATPVSINVDTYGTGKVAEEKLVEVIRNNFDLRPAGIIKMLDLRRPIYSQTAAYGHFGRTDVDLPWERVDKAGKLREEALSE